A window of Phyllopteryx taeniolatus isolate TA_2022b chromosome 19, UOR_Ptae_1.2, whole genome shotgun sequence contains these coding sequences:
- the LOC133469438 gene encoding SUN domain-containing protein 2-like isoform X1, giving the protein MSVIDVEEDLQSWGWTDLSSSWSAASDSDSEPGAMSRRSLRLDDSRLDRKLPLGSASYSVGGNGWTNNSRALKSRCSRQLSASCSESFLAHTPRKPSNLSLHSDVSDASLISSLLDESAIQECSVVDALWGLDHDLDPKESTIIEEQSSVLANSTLIGSDGHCPKHLIHTLPRVSRKGCECDRRESGTANLSSSSKRLSSPAFEASDVYCRDRSRRAATDVPRPWLDSFLGGARTAAARCRSALARALQMCRADRNRGARTGHGGDMSAKHGERLPNGSLCELARTRTHSGDDCKEQQHAEQTRNVGSSRPARASTLCWLLRNVSVFTAWCLRLLTSWLWALTRTMSSSSHAAGKPVKRGGAFQLMGRRWSDTPLLTWFLLSLLLVLLTVFSLCWFSFAGLPAVSVLEWKTSISDVPALSSVDGLSSSVSRAAGGVAEDSEEKASAESESVRLARLERSLASLRERVEAGDELAELRRGEMLQMHSELQRHAQRGELRLSGLLERQLARLRRRMDEDRRQRQRELLRQQSQMSRLDLLEAKLRNLAAKAEEATSGPATLSDVASVAVDRQSHDALLAEVGRLAAALKDIGRDVEALLGCQQLDQETISAQVHQQVLVLLYGKERAESGFPDSLLRWLSERYVAGADPRASLAAPERGILRNDSRHLDRRQREETAGKALTREDVDAIVKRALRLFSHDRTGLADYALESGGGSILSTRCSETYETKAALLSLFGVPLWYFSQSPRVVIQPNVHPGNCWAFRGSTGFLVIRLSMSVVPSAFSLEHIPKSLAPSGTLRSAPRHFAVYGLADAAQDRGTPLGSYAYEEDGEALQTFYVTEENERAFQIIEVQVLSNWGHEEYTCMYRFRVHGSPRDA; this is encoded by the exons CAGAGCGTTGAAATCTCGCTGTTCTCGGCAGCTCTCCGCGTCCTGCTCGGAGTCGTTCCTCGCCCACACTCCTCGTAAACCCTCCAACCTGTCGCTCCACAGCGACGTTTCCGACGCCTCGCTGATCTCCTCCTTGCTGGACGAGTCCGCCATCCAGGAGTGCAGTGTGGTTGACGCCCTCTGGG GTTTGGACCACGACCTTGATCCTAAAG AAAGCACCATCATCGAGGAGCAGAGCAGCGTGTTGGCCAACAGCACTCTGATTGGCTCTGACGGCCACTGTCCCAAACACTTGATCCATACGCTGCCCCGGGTCTCCCGCAAAGGCTGCGAGTGCGACAGGAGGGAGTCCGGAACCGCAAACCTGTCGTCGTCCTCCAAGCGCTTGAGCTCGCCGGCCTTCGAAGCGTCCGACGTCTACTGCAGAGACAGAAGTCGGCGTGCCGCAACAG ATGTGCCGCGGCCGTGGTTGGACTCGTTCCTGGGCGGCGCGAGGACGGCGGCTGCCCGTTGCCGCTCTGCGCTGGCGCGCGCCCTGCAGATGTGTCGGGCTGACCGTAATCGTGGAG CTCGTACGGGCCACGGCGGCGACATGAGCGCCAAACACGGGGAGCGTCTCCCCAACGGATCTCTGTGTGAGTtggcacgcacacgcacgcactctg GCGATGACTGCAAGGAGCAACAGCACGCGGAGCAGACGCGCAACGTGGGCTCGTCTCGGCCCGCTCGGGCGTCGACCCTCTGCTGGTTGTTGAGGAACGTCTCTGTGTTTACAG CGTGGTGTTTGCGTCTGCTGACCTCGTGGCTGTGGGCACTGACCAGGACGATGTCGTCGTCGTCTCACGCCGCAG GTAAGCCGGTCAAGCGTGGCGGCGCGTTCCAGTTGATGGGCAGACGATGGAGCGACACCCCTCTGCTGACTTG GTTTCTTCTCTCACTCTTGTTGGTTCTTCTGACCGTCTTCA GTTTGTGTTGGTTCAGCTTTGCCGGTCTACCAGCTGTAAGTGTCCTGGAGTGGAAGACTTCAATATCTGACGTCCCTGCCCTGTCCTCAGTCGACGGTCTCTCGTCTTCTGTGAGCCGAGCAGCTGGGGGCGTTGCGGAGGACTCGGAAGAG AAAGCGTCGGCCGAGTCCGAGTCTGTGCGCCTCGCTCGTCTGGAGCGCAGCCTGGCCTCGCTGCGGGAGCGCGTGGAGGCCGGCGACGAGCTCGCGGAGCTGAGACGCGGCGAGATGCTACAGATGCACTCTGAACTGCAGCGCCACGCCCAGAGGGGCGAACTGCGCCTGAGCGGCCTGCTAGAGCGCCAGCTGGCCCGACTGAGAAGGCGAATGGACGAGGACAGGCGGCAGAGGCAGCGG gAGTTGTTGCGGCAACAGAGCCAAATGTCTCGTCTGGATCTTTTGGAGGCCAAGTTGCGGAATCTGGCGGCCAAGGCGGAG GAGGCGACGTCCGGGCCGGCAACACTTTCTGATGTGGCCAG TGTTGCCGTGGACCGTCAGTCCCACGACGCCTTGTTGGCAGAGGTGGGCCGTCTGGCGGCGGCCCTGAAGGACATCGGGCGGGATGTGGAAGCCCTGCTGGGATGTCAGCAGCTGGACCAGGAGACG ATTTCCGCTCAGGTCCACCAGCAAGTTCTGGTTCTGCTTTACGGGAAGGAGCGGGCAGAGTCCGGCTTCCCCGATTCGCTGCTGCGCTGGCTGTCGGAGCGCTACGTGGCCGGGGCCGACCCGCGAGCGTCTCTGGCCGCGCCGGAGCGCGGCATCCTCCGCAACGACAGCCGTCATCTGGACCGGCGCCAGCGTGAGGAGACGGCTGGGAAGGCGCTGACCAGGGAG GACGTGGACGCGATTGTGAAGCGCGCGTTGCGCCTTTTCTCCCACGACCGGACCGGCCTGGCCGACTACGCGCTGGAGTCTGGAG GTGGCAGCATCCTGAGCACTCGCTGTTCTGAGACATATGAAACCAAAGCGGCGCTGCTCAGTTTGTTTGGTGTTCCTCTCTGGTACTTCTCGCAGTCTCCTCGAGTTGTCATCCAG CCAAACGTCCACCCAGGGAACTGCTGGGCCTTCCGAGGCTCCACGGGCTTCCTGGTGATCCGCTTGTCCATGAGCGTGGTGCCCAGCGCCTTCTCCCTGGAGCACATCCCCAAATCCTTGGCGCCCAGCGGCACTCTGCGCAGCGCGCCCAGACACTTCGCCGTCTAC GGTCTGGCCGACGCCGCTCAGGACCGAGGGACGCCGCTCGGCTCGTACGCGTACGAGGAGGACGGAGAAGCGCTGCAGACTTTCTACGTCACT GAGGAGAACGAGCGTGCCTTCCAAATCATCGAAGTGCAGGTGTTGTCCAACTGGGGCCACGAGGAGTACACGTGCATGTACCGCTTCAGAGTGCACGGCTCTCCCAGGGACGCTTGA
- the LOC133469438 gene encoding SUN domain-containing protein 1-like isoform X10: MSVIDVEEDLQSWGWTDLSSSWSAASDSDSEPGAMSRRSLRLDDSRLDRKLPLGSASYSVGGNGWTNNSRALKSRCSRQLSASCSESFLAHTPRKPSNLSLHSDVSDASLISSLLDESAIQECSVVDALWGLDHDLDPKESTIIEEQSSVLANSTLIGSDGHCPKHLIHTLPRVSRKGCECDRRESGTANLSSSSKRLSSPAFEASDVYCRDRSRRAATGKPVKRGGAFQLMGRRWSDTPLLTWFLLSLLLVLLTVFSLCWFSFAGLPAVSVLEWKTSISDVPALSSVDGLSSSVSRAAGGVAEDSEEKASAESESVRLARLERSLASLRERVEAGDELAELRRGEMLQMHSELQRHAQRGELRLSGLLERQLARLRRRMDEDRRQRQRELLRQQSQMSRLDLLEAKLRNLAAKAEEATSGPATLSDVASVAVDRQSHDALLAEVGRLAAALKDIGRDVEALLGCQQLDQETISAQVHQQVLVLLYGKERAESGFPDSLLRWLSERYVAGADPRASLAAPERGILRNDSRHLDRRQREETAGKALTREDVDAIVKRALRLFSHDRTGLADYALESGGGSILSTRCSETYETKAALLSLFGVPLWYFSQSPRVVIQPNVHPGNCWAFRGSTGFLVIRLSMSVVPSAFSLEHIPKSLAPSGTLRSAPRHFAVYGLADAAQDRGTPLGSYAYEEDGEALQTFYVTEENERAFQIIEVQVLSNWGHEEYTCMYRFRVHGSPRDA, encoded by the exons CAGAGCGTTGAAATCTCGCTGTTCTCGGCAGCTCTCCGCGTCCTGCTCGGAGTCGTTCCTCGCCCACACTCCTCGTAAACCCTCCAACCTGTCGCTCCACAGCGACGTTTCCGACGCCTCGCTGATCTCCTCCTTGCTGGACGAGTCCGCCATCCAGGAGTGCAGTGTGGTTGACGCCCTCTGGG GTTTGGACCACGACCTTGATCCTAAAG AAAGCACCATCATCGAGGAGCAGAGCAGCGTGTTGGCCAACAGCACTCTGATTGGCTCTGACGGCCACTGTCCCAAACACTTGATCCATACGCTGCCCCGGGTCTCCCGCAAAGGCTGCGAGTGCGACAGGAGGGAGTCCGGAACCGCAAACCTGTCGTCGTCCTCCAAGCGCTTGAGCTCGCCGGCCTTCGAAGCGTCCGACGTCTACTGCAGAGACAGAAGTCGGCGTGCCGCAACAG GTAAGCCGGTCAAGCGTGGCGGCGCGTTCCAGTTGATGGGCAGACGATGGAGCGACACCCCTCTGCTGACTTG GTTTCTTCTCTCACTCTTGTTGGTTCTTCTGACCGTCTTCA GTTTGTGTTGGTTCAGCTTTGCCGGTCTACCAGCTGTAAGTGTCCTGGAGTGGAAGACTTCAATATCTGACGTCCCTGCCCTGTCCTCAGTCGACGGTCTCTCGTCTTCTGTGAGCCGAGCAGCTGGGGGCGTTGCGGAGGACTCGGAAGAG AAAGCGTCGGCCGAGTCCGAGTCTGTGCGCCTCGCTCGTCTGGAGCGCAGCCTGGCCTCGCTGCGGGAGCGCGTGGAGGCCGGCGACGAGCTCGCGGAGCTGAGACGCGGCGAGATGCTACAGATGCACTCTGAACTGCAGCGCCACGCCCAGAGGGGCGAACTGCGCCTGAGCGGCCTGCTAGAGCGCCAGCTGGCCCGACTGAGAAGGCGAATGGACGAGGACAGGCGGCAGAGGCAGCGG gAGTTGTTGCGGCAACAGAGCCAAATGTCTCGTCTGGATCTTTTGGAGGCCAAGTTGCGGAATCTGGCGGCCAAGGCGGAG GAGGCGACGTCCGGGCCGGCAACACTTTCTGATGTGGCCAG TGTTGCCGTGGACCGTCAGTCCCACGACGCCTTGTTGGCAGAGGTGGGCCGTCTGGCGGCGGCCCTGAAGGACATCGGGCGGGATGTGGAAGCCCTGCTGGGATGTCAGCAGCTGGACCAGGAGACG ATTTCCGCTCAGGTCCACCAGCAAGTTCTGGTTCTGCTTTACGGGAAGGAGCGGGCAGAGTCCGGCTTCCCCGATTCGCTGCTGCGCTGGCTGTCGGAGCGCTACGTGGCCGGGGCCGACCCGCGAGCGTCTCTGGCCGCGCCGGAGCGCGGCATCCTCCGCAACGACAGCCGTCATCTGGACCGGCGCCAGCGTGAGGAGACGGCTGGGAAGGCGCTGACCAGGGAG GACGTGGACGCGATTGTGAAGCGCGCGTTGCGCCTTTTCTCCCACGACCGGACCGGCCTGGCCGACTACGCGCTGGAGTCTGGAG GTGGCAGCATCCTGAGCACTCGCTGTTCTGAGACATATGAAACCAAAGCGGCGCTGCTCAGTTTGTTTGGTGTTCCTCTCTGGTACTTCTCGCAGTCTCCTCGAGTTGTCATCCAG CCAAACGTCCACCCAGGGAACTGCTGGGCCTTCCGAGGCTCCACGGGCTTCCTGGTGATCCGCTTGTCCATGAGCGTGGTGCCCAGCGCCTTCTCCCTGGAGCACATCCCCAAATCCTTGGCGCCCAGCGGCACTCTGCGCAGCGCGCCCAGACACTTCGCCGTCTAC GGTCTGGCCGACGCCGCTCAGGACCGAGGGACGCCGCTCGGCTCGTACGCGTACGAGGAGGACGGAGAAGCGCTGCAGACTTTCTACGTCACT GAGGAGAACGAGCGTGCCTTCCAAATCATCGAAGTGCAGGTGTTGTCCAACTGGGGCCACGAGGAGTACACGTGCATGTACCGCTTCAGAGTGCACGGCTCTCCCAGGGACGCTTGA
- the LOC133469438 gene encoding SUN domain-containing protein 1-like isoform X9: MSVIDVEEDLQSWGWTDLSSSWSAASDSDSEPGAMSRRSLRLDDSRLDRKLPLGSASYSVGGNGWTNNSRALKSRCSRQLSASCSESFLAHTPRKPSNLSLHSDVSDASLISSLLDESAIQECSVVDALWGLDHDLDPKESTIIEEQSSVLANSTLIGSDGHCPKHLIHTLPRVSRKGCECDRRESGTANLSSSSKRLSSPAFEASDVYCRDRSRRAATARTGHGGDMSAKHGERLPNGSLCKPVKRGGAFQLMGRRWSDTPLLTWFLLSLLLVLLTVFSLCWFSFAGLPAVSVLEWKTSISDVPALSSVDGLSSSVSRAAGGVAEDSEEKASAESESVRLARLERSLASLRERVEAGDELAELRRGEMLQMHSELQRHAQRGELRLSGLLERQLARLRRRMDEDRRQRQRELLRQQSQMSRLDLLEAKLRNLAAKAEEATSGPATLSDVASVAVDRQSHDALLAEVGRLAAALKDIGRDVEALLGCQQLDQETISAQVHQQVLVLLYGKERAESGFPDSLLRWLSERYVAGADPRASLAAPERGILRNDSRHLDRRQREETAGKALTREDVDAIVKRALRLFSHDRTGLADYALESGGGSILSTRCSETYETKAALLSLFGVPLWYFSQSPRVVIQPNVHPGNCWAFRGSTGFLVIRLSMSVVPSAFSLEHIPKSLAPSGTLRSAPRHFAVYGLADAAQDRGTPLGSYAYEEDGEALQTFYVTEENERAFQIIEVQVLSNWGHEEYTCMYRFRVHGSPRDA, encoded by the exons CAGAGCGTTGAAATCTCGCTGTTCTCGGCAGCTCTCCGCGTCCTGCTCGGAGTCGTTCCTCGCCCACACTCCTCGTAAACCCTCCAACCTGTCGCTCCACAGCGACGTTTCCGACGCCTCGCTGATCTCCTCCTTGCTGGACGAGTCCGCCATCCAGGAGTGCAGTGTGGTTGACGCCCTCTGGG GTTTGGACCACGACCTTGATCCTAAAG AAAGCACCATCATCGAGGAGCAGAGCAGCGTGTTGGCCAACAGCACTCTGATTGGCTCTGACGGCCACTGTCCCAAACACTTGATCCATACGCTGCCCCGGGTCTCCCGCAAAGGCTGCGAGTGCGACAGGAGGGAGTCCGGAACCGCAAACCTGTCGTCGTCCTCCAAGCGCTTGAGCTCGCCGGCCTTCGAAGCGTCCGACGTCTACTGCAGAGACAGAAGTCGGCGTGCCGCAACAG CTCGTACGGGCCACGGCGGCGACATGAGCGCCAAACACGGGGAGCGTCTCCCCAACGGATCTCTGT GTAAGCCGGTCAAGCGTGGCGGCGCGTTCCAGTTGATGGGCAGACGATGGAGCGACACCCCTCTGCTGACTTG GTTTCTTCTCTCACTCTTGTTGGTTCTTCTGACCGTCTTCA GTTTGTGTTGGTTCAGCTTTGCCGGTCTACCAGCTGTAAGTGTCCTGGAGTGGAAGACTTCAATATCTGACGTCCCTGCCCTGTCCTCAGTCGACGGTCTCTCGTCTTCTGTGAGCCGAGCAGCTGGGGGCGTTGCGGAGGACTCGGAAGAG AAAGCGTCGGCCGAGTCCGAGTCTGTGCGCCTCGCTCGTCTGGAGCGCAGCCTGGCCTCGCTGCGGGAGCGCGTGGAGGCCGGCGACGAGCTCGCGGAGCTGAGACGCGGCGAGATGCTACAGATGCACTCTGAACTGCAGCGCCACGCCCAGAGGGGCGAACTGCGCCTGAGCGGCCTGCTAGAGCGCCAGCTGGCCCGACTGAGAAGGCGAATGGACGAGGACAGGCGGCAGAGGCAGCGG gAGTTGTTGCGGCAACAGAGCCAAATGTCTCGTCTGGATCTTTTGGAGGCCAAGTTGCGGAATCTGGCGGCCAAGGCGGAG GAGGCGACGTCCGGGCCGGCAACACTTTCTGATGTGGCCAG TGTTGCCGTGGACCGTCAGTCCCACGACGCCTTGTTGGCAGAGGTGGGCCGTCTGGCGGCGGCCCTGAAGGACATCGGGCGGGATGTGGAAGCCCTGCTGGGATGTCAGCAGCTGGACCAGGAGACG ATTTCCGCTCAGGTCCACCAGCAAGTTCTGGTTCTGCTTTACGGGAAGGAGCGGGCAGAGTCCGGCTTCCCCGATTCGCTGCTGCGCTGGCTGTCGGAGCGCTACGTGGCCGGGGCCGACCCGCGAGCGTCTCTGGCCGCGCCGGAGCGCGGCATCCTCCGCAACGACAGCCGTCATCTGGACCGGCGCCAGCGTGAGGAGACGGCTGGGAAGGCGCTGACCAGGGAG GACGTGGACGCGATTGTGAAGCGCGCGTTGCGCCTTTTCTCCCACGACCGGACCGGCCTGGCCGACTACGCGCTGGAGTCTGGAG GTGGCAGCATCCTGAGCACTCGCTGTTCTGAGACATATGAAACCAAAGCGGCGCTGCTCAGTTTGTTTGGTGTTCCTCTCTGGTACTTCTCGCAGTCTCCTCGAGTTGTCATCCAG CCAAACGTCCACCCAGGGAACTGCTGGGCCTTCCGAGGCTCCACGGGCTTCCTGGTGATCCGCTTGTCCATGAGCGTGGTGCCCAGCGCCTTCTCCCTGGAGCACATCCCCAAATCCTTGGCGCCCAGCGGCACTCTGCGCAGCGCGCCCAGACACTTCGCCGTCTAC GGTCTGGCCGACGCCGCTCAGGACCGAGGGACGCCGCTCGGCTCGTACGCGTACGAGGAGGACGGAGAAGCGCTGCAGACTTTCTACGTCACT GAGGAGAACGAGCGTGCCTTCCAAATCATCGAAGTGCAGGTGTTGTCCAACTGGGGCCACGAGGAGTACACGTGCATGTACCGCTTCAGAGTGCACGGCTCTCCCAGGGACGCTTGA
- the LOC133469438 gene encoding SUN domain-containing protein 2-like isoform X7 yields MSVIDVEEDLQSWGWTDLSSSWSAASDSDSEPGAMSRRSLRLDDSRLDRKLPLGSASYSVGGNGWTNNSRALKSRCSRQLSASCSESFLAHTPRKPSNLSLHSDVSDASLISSLLDESAIQECSVVDALWGLDHDLDPKESTIIEEQSSVLANSTLIGSDGHCPKHLIHTLPRVSRKGCECDRRESGTANLSSSSKRLSSPAFEASDVYCRDRSRRAATDVPRPWLDSFLGGARTAAARCRSALARALQMCRADRNRGARTGHGGDMSAKHGERLPNGSLCELARTRTHSGKPVKRGGAFQLMGRRWSDTPLLTWFLLSLLLVLLTVFSLCWFSFAGLPAVSVLEWKTSISDVPALSSVDGLSSSVSRAAGGVAEDSEEKASAESESVRLARLERSLASLRERVEAGDELAELRRGEMLQMHSELQRHAQRGELRLSGLLERQLARLRRRMDEDRRQRQRELLRQQSQMSRLDLLEAKLRNLAAKAEEATSGPATLSDVASVAVDRQSHDALLAEVGRLAAALKDIGRDVEALLGCQQLDQETISAQVHQQVLVLLYGKERAESGFPDSLLRWLSERYVAGADPRASLAAPERGILRNDSRHLDRRQREETAGKALTREDVDAIVKRALRLFSHDRTGLADYALESGGGSILSTRCSETYETKAALLSLFGVPLWYFSQSPRVVIQPNVHPGNCWAFRGSTGFLVIRLSMSVVPSAFSLEHIPKSLAPSGTLRSAPRHFAVYGLADAAQDRGTPLGSYAYEEDGEALQTFYVTEENERAFQIIEVQVLSNWGHEEYTCMYRFRVHGSPRDA; encoded by the exons CAGAGCGTTGAAATCTCGCTGTTCTCGGCAGCTCTCCGCGTCCTGCTCGGAGTCGTTCCTCGCCCACACTCCTCGTAAACCCTCCAACCTGTCGCTCCACAGCGACGTTTCCGACGCCTCGCTGATCTCCTCCTTGCTGGACGAGTCCGCCATCCAGGAGTGCAGTGTGGTTGACGCCCTCTGGG GTTTGGACCACGACCTTGATCCTAAAG AAAGCACCATCATCGAGGAGCAGAGCAGCGTGTTGGCCAACAGCACTCTGATTGGCTCTGACGGCCACTGTCCCAAACACTTGATCCATACGCTGCCCCGGGTCTCCCGCAAAGGCTGCGAGTGCGACAGGAGGGAGTCCGGAACCGCAAACCTGTCGTCGTCCTCCAAGCGCTTGAGCTCGCCGGCCTTCGAAGCGTCCGACGTCTACTGCAGAGACAGAAGTCGGCGTGCCGCAACAG ATGTGCCGCGGCCGTGGTTGGACTCGTTCCTGGGCGGCGCGAGGACGGCGGCTGCCCGTTGCCGCTCTGCGCTGGCGCGCGCCCTGCAGATGTGTCGGGCTGACCGTAATCGTGGAG CTCGTACGGGCCACGGCGGCGACATGAGCGCCAAACACGGGGAGCGTCTCCCCAACGGATCTCTGTGTGAGTtggcacgcacacgcacgcactctg GTAAGCCGGTCAAGCGTGGCGGCGCGTTCCAGTTGATGGGCAGACGATGGAGCGACACCCCTCTGCTGACTTG GTTTCTTCTCTCACTCTTGTTGGTTCTTCTGACCGTCTTCA GTTTGTGTTGGTTCAGCTTTGCCGGTCTACCAGCTGTAAGTGTCCTGGAGTGGAAGACTTCAATATCTGACGTCCCTGCCCTGTCCTCAGTCGACGGTCTCTCGTCTTCTGTGAGCCGAGCAGCTGGGGGCGTTGCGGAGGACTCGGAAGAG AAAGCGTCGGCCGAGTCCGAGTCTGTGCGCCTCGCTCGTCTGGAGCGCAGCCTGGCCTCGCTGCGGGAGCGCGTGGAGGCCGGCGACGAGCTCGCGGAGCTGAGACGCGGCGAGATGCTACAGATGCACTCTGAACTGCAGCGCCACGCCCAGAGGGGCGAACTGCGCCTGAGCGGCCTGCTAGAGCGCCAGCTGGCCCGACTGAGAAGGCGAATGGACGAGGACAGGCGGCAGAGGCAGCGG gAGTTGTTGCGGCAACAGAGCCAAATGTCTCGTCTGGATCTTTTGGAGGCCAAGTTGCGGAATCTGGCGGCCAAGGCGGAG GAGGCGACGTCCGGGCCGGCAACACTTTCTGATGTGGCCAG TGTTGCCGTGGACCGTCAGTCCCACGACGCCTTGTTGGCAGAGGTGGGCCGTCTGGCGGCGGCCCTGAAGGACATCGGGCGGGATGTGGAAGCCCTGCTGGGATGTCAGCAGCTGGACCAGGAGACG ATTTCCGCTCAGGTCCACCAGCAAGTTCTGGTTCTGCTTTACGGGAAGGAGCGGGCAGAGTCCGGCTTCCCCGATTCGCTGCTGCGCTGGCTGTCGGAGCGCTACGTGGCCGGGGCCGACCCGCGAGCGTCTCTGGCCGCGCCGGAGCGCGGCATCCTCCGCAACGACAGCCGTCATCTGGACCGGCGCCAGCGTGAGGAGACGGCTGGGAAGGCGCTGACCAGGGAG GACGTGGACGCGATTGTGAAGCGCGCGTTGCGCCTTTTCTCCCACGACCGGACCGGCCTGGCCGACTACGCGCTGGAGTCTGGAG GTGGCAGCATCCTGAGCACTCGCTGTTCTGAGACATATGAAACCAAAGCGGCGCTGCTCAGTTTGTTTGGTGTTCCTCTCTGGTACTTCTCGCAGTCTCCTCGAGTTGTCATCCAG CCAAACGTCCACCCAGGGAACTGCTGGGCCTTCCGAGGCTCCACGGGCTTCCTGGTGATCCGCTTGTCCATGAGCGTGGTGCCCAGCGCCTTCTCCCTGGAGCACATCCCCAAATCCTTGGCGCCCAGCGGCACTCTGCGCAGCGCGCCCAGACACTTCGCCGTCTAC GGTCTGGCCGACGCCGCTCAGGACCGAGGGACGCCGCTCGGCTCGTACGCGTACGAGGAGGACGGAGAAGCGCTGCAGACTTTCTACGTCACT GAGGAGAACGAGCGTGCCTTCCAAATCATCGAAGTGCAGGTGTTGTCCAACTGGGGCCACGAGGAGTACACGTGCATGTACCGCTTCAGAGTGCACGGCTCTCCCAGGGACGCTTGA